One region of Termitidicoccus mucosus genomic DNA includes:
- a CDS encoding TonB-dependent siderophore receptor has product MKPHFLHFPPTLALLVCFLPTAWSQQTTASGTTAPDEEVFQMQALDVTSSRDVGYISQNAESATRMNVPIADVPQSILVFNQEFLQDIMAESIEDVAMYDPTVNAYSDNDDFTMRGIGGNARLRSGANYFNGFEQIPGLGSQTLVNTERVEMLKGPNAVLYGTGAFGGTINRVSKKPTSRKFTRVTAGLDSEGYYSVAVDDNSPVVPRKYAYRINAMWGDGETWYGMQRNSVVFAPGISWNITPRTILMVEYTFQKQKQPANWEFPVWGGDILNIVTRIDPSDVGIRHRVNPRRYLAEPGDFRNVYRNIFYADFRHEFSRNLIFRAMANAESRKIESKETLIESWIVTMTEDDAWVRRYFRQNDSDCLNYRLRGELIAQFPTFGLGHKMVSGLGWDKGRWDYLQLRSLNSDQTANPEMGLYPFPSISMLTGERRRTIPEVNFQAQPFTDYTQDMDSLSAYASDLITLVPDRLILQAGLRYITFKQTRDYATSPEDNYTITEDKFTHSVGLVWHLTKNRAWTLYANHCFTYKPNSQVDDDGEESDPLDSMTADQNEIGLKYVYKDKFSALLSYYDINQKNTPESYIEYAVNPDGSNISRTRWGLIKGLRSRGAEMNFQWNASEELSLFGGYGYNHCVNEDTGARHYYAPMHSFSAFGRYGIRRGALKGLSFNLGFIWRSSTVLQYQASTALADRPMWSVPSYQSINAGVSYGFRTSRKVRWSVAFKLSNATDHLNFYNTYNTRASLQAPRTWTLSLVSSF; this is encoded by the coding sequence ATGAAACCTCACTTTCTTCACTTTCCGCCGACCCTGGCCCTGCTTGTCTGTTTTCTTCCCACCGCATGGTCGCAACAAACGACCGCCAGCGGCACCACCGCGCCCGACGAGGAGGTGTTTCAAATGCAGGCTCTCGACGTCACCAGCAGCCGCGACGTCGGCTACATCTCGCAAAACGCCGAGAGCGCCACGCGCATGAACGTTCCCATCGCCGACGTACCCCAGAGCATCCTCGTCTTCAACCAGGAGTTCCTCCAGGACATCATGGCCGAGAGCATTGAGGACGTCGCCATGTATGACCCCACCGTCAACGCCTACAGCGACAACGACGACTTCACCATGCGCGGCATCGGCGGCAACGCGCGGCTCCGCTCCGGCGCCAATTACTTCAACGGCTTCGAGCAAATCCCCGGCCTCGGCTCCCAGACACTGGTCAACACCGAGCGTGTGGAAATGCTCAAGGGGCCCAACGCCGTGCTCTACGGCACCGGCGCCTTCGGCGGCACCATCAACCGGGTCTCCAAAAAACCCACCAGCCGCAAATTCACCAGAGTCACCGCCGGCCTCGACTCCGAGGGTTACTACTCCGTCGCGGTTGACGACAATTCCCCCGTCGTCCCCAGAAAATACGCCTACCGCATCAACGCCATGTGGGGCGACGGCGAGACGTGGTATGGGATGCAACGCAACTCCGTCGTCTTCGCGCCGGGCATTTCCTGGAACATCACCCCGCGCACGATCCTGATGGTTGAATATACGTTCCAGAAGCAGAAGCAGCCCGCCAACTGGGAATTTCCGGTCTGGGGCGGTGACATCCTCAATATCGTCACCCGCATCGACCCCTCCGATGTCGGCATCCGCCACCGTGTAAACCCGCGCCGCTACCTGGCCGAGCCGGGCGACTTCCGCAATGTTTACCGCAATATATTCTACGCCGACTTCCGCCACGAGTTCTCCAGAAATCTCATCTTCCGCGCCATGGCCAACGCCGAGTCCCGCAAGATCGAGTCGAAGGAAACGCTGATTGAAAGCTGGATCGTCACCATGACGGAGGACGACGCGTGGGTGCGCCGCTACTTCCGGCAAAACGACTCCGACTGCCTCAACTACCGTCTGCGCGGTGAGCTGATCGCGCAGTTTCCCACCTTCGGCCTCGGTCACAAAATGGTCTCCGGCCTGGGCTGGGACAAGGGCCGCTGGGATTATTTGCAACTCCGCTCCCTGAACAGCGACCAGACCGCCAACCCGGAAATGGGCCTCTATCCGTTCCCTTCCATCAGCATGCTTACCGGAGAACGGCGCCGGACGATACCCGAGGTGAATTTTCAGGCGCAGCCCTTCACGGATTACACCCAGGACATGGATTCGCTCTCCGCCTATGCGAGCGATCTGATCACGCTGGTGCCGGACCGCCTCATCCTGCAGGCGGGACTGCGCTATATCACTTTCAAGCAGACACGGGATTACGCGACCTCTCCCGAGGACAATTACACCATCACCGAGGACAAGTTCACCCACAGCGTCGGACTGGTATGGCATCTGACAAAAAACAGGGCGTGGACGCTGTATGCCAACCACTGTTTCACCTACAAGCCCAACTCGCAGGTTGATGATGACGGCGAGGAAAGCGATCCATTGGACTCCATGACTGCCGATCAAAACGAGATCGGGTTGAAATATGTGTATAAGGACAAGTTCTCCGCCTTGCTAAGCTACTACGACATCAACCAGAAAAACACTCCTGAGTCCTACATCGAGTATGCGGTCAATCCCGACGGCTCCAACATTTCGCGCACCCGCTGGGGGCTCATCAAGGGGCTGCGCAGCCGCGGCGCGGAGATGAACTTCCAATGGAATGCCTCCGAGGAATTGTCACTGTTCGGCGGCTATGGCTACAACCATTGCGTCAACGAGGACACCGGCGCGCGCCATTATTACGCGCCCATGCATTCCTTTTCCGCCTTCGGCCGGTATGGAATCCGGCGCGGCGCGCTCAAGGGACTGTCGTTCAACCTCGGCTTCATCTGGAGGTCCTCCACCGTCCTGCAATATCAAGCCAGCACCGCGCTGGCCGACCGCCCGATGTGGAGCGTGCCTTCGTATCAAAGCATCAACGCGGGCGTGTCCTATGGTTTCCGGACGAGCCGGAAAGTGCGCTGGTCGGTCGCCTTCAAGCTCTCGAACGCAACGGATCACCTGAACTTCTACAACACCTACAACACCCGCGCCTCGCTTCAGGCCCCCCGCACCTGGACGCTCTCCCTGGTGAGTTCGTTTTAA
- a CDS encoding sialate O-acetylesterase has translation MKNLLPCLLIAVFSLLVVAVRGDVALATVFGDNMVLQRGRPVSVWGKAASGEKVTVAYAGHEAVATAGEDGKWLALLPALPPSASGELVVKGGNTLRLRNVAVGDVWICAGQSNMRWTVGESMNAEAEIAAASHPAIRHFHVPSMVKDEPGDDVRTTAGWQVCSPETVGAFTGAGYFFARDLQPEIGVPVGLVNIAVGGTAIESWMSADVLAAPVFTPIRARWQRYVETYPARKAKYEQLIKKWKADYAAAQAAGKPPPPKPRAPQGPGTNAQLSGLYNGMVAPLHRLAFAGIIWYQGEGNAPFWQHYEKLFGALIAQWRRDFVQHDFPFYFVQLANYGAKPPEQQTYVHIREAQAKALMFPKTAMATAIDIGNPSNVHPLNKQEVGRRLSLVARALTYGENIEYSGPVFASHKIERDTICLSFGHAAGLELRKGQGGVSFEIAGSDRKFAAAQARVDGDAVIVSSPDVRKPVAVRYAWHNTPDAILYNGSNLPAFPFRTDDWDY, from the coding sequence ATGAAAAATCTGCTCCCCTGTCTGCTGATTGCAGTGTTCTCCCTCTTGGTCGTCGCCGTGCGCGGCGACGTCGCGCTCGCGACCGTGTTTGGCGACAACATGGTGCTCCAGCGCGGGCGTCCGGTCAGCGTCTGGGGCAAAGCCGCCTCCGGCGAAAAAGTCACCGTAGCCTATGCGGGGCATGAGGCGGTGGCCACGGCGGGCGAGGACGGCAAGTGGCTCGCCCTTCTCCCCGCACTGCCGCCCTCCGCATCTGGCGAACTGGTGGTGAAAGGCGGCAACACCCTGCGCCTGCGGAATGTCGCCGTCGGCGATGTGTGGATTTGCGCGGGCCAGTCCAACATGCGCTGGACCGTGGGGGAATCCATGAATGCGGAGGCGGAAATCGCGGCGGCGAGCCATCCCGCCATCCGGCATTTCCACGTGCCGTCAATGGTGAAGGACGAGCCCGGCGACGACGTGCGCACGACCGCCGGCTGGCAGGTGTGCTCGCCGGAGACCGTCGGCGCGTTCACCGGCGCGGGTTATTTTTTCGCCCGGGATCTCCAGCCGGAAATCGGCGTGCCCGTCGGCTTGGTGAACATTGCCGTCGGCGGCACCGCCATCGAGTCGTGGATGAGCGCGGACGTGCTGGCCGCGCCGGTCTTCACGCCCATCCGCGCGCGCTGGCAGCGTTACGTCGAGACCTATCCCGCGCGCAAAGCCAAATACGAGCAGTTGATTAAAAAATGGAAGGCCGATTATGCCGCCGCCCAAGCTGCCGGCAAGCCCCCGCCGCCCAAGCCCCGCGCCCCGCAGGGGCCCGGCACCAATGCGCAGCTTTCCGGTTTATACAACGGCATGGTCGCCCCGCTGCACCGGCTGGCATTTGCCGGTATCATCTGGTATCAGGGCGAAGGCAACGCACCGTTCTGGCAGCATTATGAAAAGCTTTTCGGCGCCCTCATCGCGCAATGGCGGCGGGATTTCGTGCAGCACGACTTCCCGTTTTATTTTGTGCAGCTTGCCAATTATGGGGCGAAACCGCCCGAGCAGCAGACTTATGTGCATATCCGCGAAGCCCAGGCAAAGGCGCTCATGTTTCCAAAGACGGCCATGGCCACCGCCATTGACATTGGCAACCCCTCCAATGTGCATCCCCTGAACAAACAGGAAGTGGGCCGCAGGCTGTCACTTGTCGCGCGTGCGCTGACATATGGCGAAAATATCGAGTACTCCGGCCCCGTGTTCGCGTCCCATAAAATCGAGCGTGATACGATCTGCCTGTCTTTCGGGCATGCCGCCGGGCTGGAGTTGAGAAAAGGGCAGGGAGGCGTGTCATTTGAAATTGCGGGAAGCGACAGAAAATTCGCTGCCGCGCAGGCCCGTGTTGATGGGGACGCCGTCATTGTCAGTTCTCCCGATGTGCGCAAGCCCGTTGCCGTCCGCTACGCGTGGCACAATACGCCCGATGCCATTTTATATAATGGCTCGAATCTTCCCGCTTTTCCATTCCGCACCGACGACTGGGATTATTGA
- a CDS encoding D-2-hydroxyacid dehydrogenase, with amino-acid sequence MTKKLKLYASHDAFYADAAPRARFEKACAELEVELTWLPQDTPEAEARAELNRSDIALGWPEPKWVLESSIAYFQCGSTGFEKYVGKGLETKPHFVMCNAAGTMSIPVAEHGIAFMFAGARHFAEHAVDQTQKRFERRPPYREIAGATALVCGLGNIGTEIASRCRGLGMDVIGVDIKTTHPLASEIFPIERLGEAVAKADHVFCVLPLTPQTTGIFNKTIFAAMRPGTCFYALARGAHYVAADVADALHGGRLAFAGLDVFTEEPLNPDSPLWTAPNCLLTPHCSGRGVREHERLADLAIDNLKKFKAGEPLRNTVMKNN; translated from the coding sequence ATGACGAAAAAACTGAAACTATACGCCAGTCACGACGCCTTTTATGCGGACGCCGCGCCGCGCGCGCGCTTTGAAAAAGCCTGCGCGGAGCTGGAGGTGGAGCTGACTTGGCTGCCGCAGGACACGCCCGAGGCCGAGGCCCGGGCGGAGCTCAACCGCAGCGACATCGCGCTGGGCTGGCCGGAGCCGAAATGGGTGCTGGAAAGCAGCATCGCCTATTTCCAGTGCGGGAGCACCGGTTTTGAAAAATACGTGGGCAAGGGGTTGGAGACCAAGCCGCATTTCGTGATGTGCAACGCGGCGGGGACGATGTCCATTCCGGTGGCCGAGCACGGCATCGCCTTCATGTTCGCCGGAGCGCGCCACTTCGCGGAGCACGCCGTGGACCAAACGCAAAAACGCTTTGAACGCCGTCCGCCTTATCGCGAGATCGCCGGCGCCACCGCGCTGGTCTGCGGTCTCGGCAACATCGGCACCGAAATCGCCAGCCGCTGTCGCGGCCTCGGCATGGATGTCATCGGCGTGGATATAAAAACGACGCATCCGCTCGCATCGGAAATTTTCCCGATCGAGCGCCTCGGCGAGGCTGTCGCGAAGGCCGACCACGTTTTTTGCGTGCTGCCGCTGACGCCGCAGACCACGGGCATTTTCAACAAAACAATCTTCGCCGCCATGCGCCCCGGCACATGCTTCTACGCCCTTGCGCGCGGCGCGCATTATGTCGCCGCCGATGTCGCCGACGCGCTGCACGGCGGGCGGCTCGCCTTTGCCGGGCTCGACGTGTTCACCGAGGAGCCGCTCAACCCGGACAGCCCGCTGTGGACCGCGCCTAACTGCCTGCTCACGCCGCATTGCAGCGGGCGCGGTGTCCGCGAGCACGAGCGGCTGGCCGACCTCGCCATCGACAATCTGAAAAAATTCAAGGCGGGCGAGCCCTTGCGCAACACGGTGATGAAAAACAACTGA
- a CDS encoding autotransporter outer membrane beta-barrel domain-containing protein: MKHLQISPVPLALSCLLAFAAAPLARAAVYTQDQIISDRTVMTAASRSVLDYYINDGVTLTFTGTFDASGGMFDMTAGTTLTIGPNPDAADLTGFALFKDIWVTGHAAGIRNTGGLVRLTNARFENVHGQAVAVAGAFFNNATTSLAYLDHVDFVDCYSGNAGAIRNSGTLTLTDGSFVGNYANYDGANGYAGAFHNNGAAANTVLTRVAFTANRARNHSGAIYSAAGALTMNNVTFNDNWAGTLGGALRVMNTVTLNLTQQGAVSRYDFTGNFAGSGTDVRPIEDVQSGSASFAPAAAGGGFLYAGSVNTKFYLNIGAGVTLAIGDTDGADKAVDSIASGVVTSNIYKEGAGDLILNADNSWYSANTTVSAGRLLLGNDGAKLGGKITVAGGATFGGAGTLTTSGTVTTTPTASVTVAAGATLQVGLADRATEKLSINGNLALADSTLAFVAFGGTHATKLEALSYSGTAPVKVDLQGFSTGTYNLGSFASGTVPYSFLLNGVAAAPGGRQTVTDVSSGGSLIVDYYADTARVMTWTGASGNIWDGAANNWQGSAAATKFAGGDAVVFNAAVDSTIAITNSARVSGIVVDGAAVTTFLGGGIIATAYAGGDAEAAVLSAGGRLVKKGAGTLVLANEDNVFHGGIELAAGALEFSRAGQIQTGTAALRVTGSATLRARGGADIETVIELAGAGIAMEMDTGTSTVRHTLGKITGAGSLLKTGAGALVLATANDYAGGTTLREGVLRIADRRALGTGALVVGSTGAVLELDGEFSAGNAIDLGGRALEVRNAGAAAATLAGSISNGSLVIGAGGAGAVNLAGNNAFSTLQVRSGARAAVIGARGIAGAHATVNTGGRLDVRTTGVQAAQITVQPGAVLSFADIKTTSPFLVVDHLLVLEDQSVVALAKAPSSKLWLAATGDGVLDNGARLDVGPRTSDFDLLVEGNNLYAVNINWAANPGRDIVAAFDALAALTGAVYSRLDEGFIQPLVARRPGAPENGFWFKGFASIADYDGGDGRIGHKDDTRGGMAGYDKMLSEHLLLGGHLGYSRSSIKTGNGSVTDADQPWLGLYGAMKFGAFYFAADLAAGSVDADTMRPEGAGNFVSGSYKAVTLGGGGEIGLILPLWSRATLKPAAAVHYMNYAFKDHGESAPQGIGAVIVDDFTTDQVEGLASLQFTQQFTTPWKTPGMFNLLAGWRCALKDEATVLSARFAEDVNESVTILGDVYDRDRLNLGFGLRVALTGSAFLTLAYDYEIGKDLDRSTVSLGASWSW; this comes from the coding sequence ATGAAACATTTGCAAATATCCCCCGTCCCGCTCGCGCTGTCCTGCCTGCTCGCGTTTGCCGCCGCCCCGCTGGCCCGCGCGGCGGTTTATACGCAGGACCAGATCATCAGCGACCGCACGGTCATGACCGCGGCGAGCCGGTCCGTGCTCGATTATTATATCAACGACGGCGTGACCCTCACTTTTACCGGCACGTTTGACGCCAGCGGCGGAATGTTTGACATGACGGCGGGTACCACACTCACCATCGGTCCCAATCCCGATGCGGCGGACCTCACCGGCTTCGCCCTCTTCAAGGATATCTGGGTGACAGGCCATGCTGCCGGGATCCGCAACACCGGCGGCTTGGTGCGGCTGACCAACGCGCGCTTTGAAAATGTGCATGGCCAGGCTGTCGCGGTGGCCGGCGCCTTTTTTAACAACGCCACCACCTCGCTTGCATATTTGGATCATGTTGACTTTGTGGATTGCTACAGCGGCAACGCCGGCGCCATCCGCAATTCCGGCACGCTCACGCTCACGGACGGCTCGTTTGTGGGAAATTACGCAAACTATGATGGCGCCAACGGCTACGCCGGCGCGTTTCATAACAACGGCGCGGCGGCAAACACCGTGTTGACCCGTGTCGCCTTTACCGCCAATCGCGCCCGCAATCACTCCGGCGCGATTTACAGCGCGGCGGGCGCGCTCACGATGAACAACGTGACCTTCAACGACAACTGGGCCGGCACCCTCGGCGGCGCCTTGCGTGTGATGAACACCGTGACGCTCAACCTCACGCAGCAGGGCGCGGTCAGTCGCTACGATTTCACCGGCAATTTCGCCGGTAGCGGCACCGATGTGCGCCCGATCGAGGATGTGCAAAGCGGCAGCGCCAGCTTCGCCCCCGCCGCCGCCGGAGGCGGATTCCTATACGCCGGCAGCGTGAACACGAAATTTTATCTCAACATCGGCGCCGGCGTCACCCTCGCCATCGGCGACACTGACGGGGCGGACAAGGCCGTCGATTCCATCGCCAGCGGCGTGGTCACCTCCAATATATACAAGGAGGGAGCGGGTGATTTGATATTAAATGCCGATAATTCCTGGTATTCGGCCAACACCACGGTGAGCGCGGGCCGCCTGCTGCTGGGCAACGACGGCGCGAAACTGGGCGGCAAAATCACCGTGGCGGGCGGCGCGACTTTCGGTGGCGCGGGCACGCTCACGACCAGCGGCACCGTCACCACCACCCCCACCGCCAGCGTCACCGTCGCGGCGGGGGCGACCCTTCAGGTCGGCCTCGCCGACCGCGCGACGGAAAAACTCTCCATCAACGGCAACCTTGCCCTGGCCGACTCCACCCTCGCTTTCGTCGCATTCGGCGGCACCCATGCGACCAAACTGGAGGCGCTGTCCTACTCCGGCACCGCGCCCGTGAAGGTTGACTTGCAGGGTTTCAGCACCGGCACTTACAACCTCGGTTCCTTCGCCAGCGGCACCGTCCCCTACAGCTTCCTGCTCAACGGCGTCGCGGCGGCGCCGGGCGGACGGCAGACCGTGACCGATGTCTCCAGCGGCGGCAGCCTCATCGTGGATTATTACGCCGACACCGCGCGCGTGATGACATGGACGGGTGCGTCCGGCAACATATGGGACGGCGCGGCCAACAACTGGCAGGGTTCCGCCGCCGCCACCAAATTTGCCGGTGGTGACGCGGTCGTGTTCAACGCCGCCGTTGACAGTACCATCGCCATCACCAACAGCGCGCGCGTCAGCGGCATCGTCGTGGACGGCGCGGCGGTCACCACCTTCCTCGGCGGCGGCATCATCGCCACCGCCTACGCCGGCGGCGACGCCGAGGCCGCCGTGCTGAGCGCGGGCGGGCGCCTGGTCAAAAAGGGCGCTGGCACGCTGGTGCTGGCCAACGAGGACAATGTTTTTCATGGCGGCATCGAGCTGGCCGCGGGGGCGCTGGAGTTTTCCCGCGCCGGACAAATCCAGACCGGCACGGCGGCGCTCCGCGTCACCGGTTCCGCGACCCTCCGCGCCCGGGGCGGCGCCGACATCGAGACCGTCATCGAGCTCGCCGGTGCCGGCATCGCGATGGAAATGGACACCGGCACCAGCACGGTGCGCCACACGCTCGGGAAAATCACCGGGGCGGGGTCGTTGCTGAAAACCGGCGCCGGCGCGCTCGTTCTGGCCACGGCCAACGACTACGCGGGCGGCACCACGTTGCGGGAGGGCGTGCTGCGGATCGCCGACCGCCGTGCGCTGGGGACGGGCGCGCTCGTGGTCGGCAGCACCGGCGCCGTGCTGGAGCTCGACGGGGAGTTTTCCGCGGGCAACGCCATCGACCTCGGCGGCCGCGCCCTGGAGGTGCGCAATGCCGGCGCGGCAGCCGCCACGCTGGCCGGCTCCATTTCGAACGGCTCGCTGGTTATCGGGGCGGGCGGCGCCGGCGCGGTGAACCTCGCGGGGAACAACGCGTTTTCCACCTTGCAGGTTCGCAGTGGCGCGCGTGCCGCCGTCATCGGCGCGCGGGGCATCGCCGGCGCGCACGCCACCGTCAACACCGGCGGGCGGCTGGATGTGCGCACGACCGGCGTGCAGGCCGCCCAAATCACGGTCCAGCCGGGGGCCGTGTTGTCCTTTGCAGATATCAAGACTACTTCCCCTTTCCTCGTCGTTGACCATCTGCTCGTGCTGGAGGACCAATCCGTGGTTGCACTCGCCAAGGCGCCCTCCAGCAAGCTCTGGCTCGCCGCCACTGGCGACGGCGTGCTCGACAACGGCGCGCGCCTCGATGTCGGCCCGCGCACCAGCGACTTCGACCTGCTCGTCGAGGGCAACAACCTCTACGCCGTCAACATCAACTGGGCGGCCAACCCCGGGCGCGACATCGTCGCGGCGTTCGACGCGCTCGCCGCCCTCACCGGCGCGGTTTACTCGCGCCTCGACGAGGGTTTCATCCAGCCGCTCGTCGCGCGCCGGCCAGGCGCTCCGGAGAACGGATTCTGGTTCAAGGGCTTCGCCTCCATCGCCGATTACGACGGCGGGGACGGCAGGATCGGGCACAAGGACGACACGCGCGGCGGCATGGCGGGTTATGACAAAATGCTTTCCGAGCACCTCCTGCTCGGCGGCCATCTCGGCTATTCCCGCAGCTCCATCAAAACCGGCAACGGCTCCGTGACCGATGCCGACCAGCCGTGGCTCGGTCTCTACGGCGCGATGAAATTCGGCGCGTTTTATTTCGCCGCCGACCTCGCCGCGGGCTCGGTGGATGCCGACACCATGCGTCCCGAGGGCGCCGGCAACTTTGTCTCCGGCTCCTACAAGGCCGTCACCCTCGGCGGCGGCGGCGAGATCGGACTGATCCTGCCTCTCTGGTCCCGCGCCACGCTCAAGCCCGCCGCCGCCGTCCACTATATGAACTACGCCTTCAAGGACCACGGCGAAAGCGCCCCGCAGGGCATCGGCGCGGTCATCGTGGACGACTTCACCACCGACCAAGTGGAGGGCCTTGCAAGCCTGCAATTCACCCAGCAGTTCACCACGCCCTGGAAAACCCCCGGCATGTTCAATCTCCTCGCAGGCTGGCGTTGCGCGCTGAAAGATGAGGCCACGGTGTTGTCCGCCCGCTTCGCCGAGGATGTGAACGAGTCGGTCACGATCCTGGGCGATGTGTATGACCGGGACCGCCTCAACCTCGGCTTCGGCCTGCGCGTGGCGCTCACCGGCAGCGCGTTCCTCACGCTCGCCTATGACTACGAGATCGGCAAGGACCTCGACCGCAGCACCGTCAGTCTTGGCGCATCCTGGAGCTGGTAG
- a CDS encoding dihydrodipicolinate synthase family protein, translated as MNPLSSSEIRGNWATLLLPVRPDDSIDYELLSAEVDYFITAKVNGIYSNGSAGEFYAQTEDEFDKINALLAEKCNAAGMSFQVGAAHPCAQTARERLRRAKALRPSAFQVTLPDWFPPTLDEILRFLEVMAVEAAPIPLIVYNPPHAKRKLTPAEWAKVADRVAGVAGMKVPGGDEAWYEAMRPLMTRLSIFIPGHFLHVGLGHGAHGAYSNVACLSPKFAQRWYELCVSDPAAGAALGKRIAAFWAGNIAPVITQHGLSNMAADKTAAVAGGWLPGLTTRLRWPYGFAPDDLARKIGATARAELPEAFI; from the coding sequence ATGAATCCGTTATCCTCATCCGAAATCCGCGGAAACTGGGCCACGCTGCTCCTGCCCGTCCGGCCCGACGACAGCATCGATTACGAGCTGCTGTCTGCGGAAGTGGATTATTTTATAACCGCCAAGGTCAACGGCATCTACTCGAACGGAAGCGCGGGCGAGTTTTATGCGCAGACCGAGGATGAGTTCGACAAAATCAACGCGCTCCTGGCCGAAAAGTGCAACGCCGCGGGGATGTCCTTCCAGGTCGGTGCCGCGCACCCGTGCGCGCAGACTGCTCGGGAACGGCTCCGGCGCGCGAAGGCATTGCGGCCGTCGGCCTTCCAGGTTACGCTGCCGGACTGGTTCCCGCCGACCCTGGACGAGATCCTGCGCTTTCTCGAAGTGATGGCGGTGGAGGCCGCGCCGATCCCGCTGATCGTGTATAATCCTCCGCACGCGAAACGCAAACTCACGCCCGCCGAGTGGGCGAAGGTCGCGGACCGCGTCGCCGGCGTGGCGGGGATGAAGGTGCCCGGCGGCGACGAGGCGTGGTATGAGGCGATGCGCCCGCTCATGACGCGGCTTTCGATTTTCATCCCCGGGCACTTCCTGCACGTCGGCCTCGGGCACGGCGCGCACGGGGCGTATTCCAACGTGGCCTGCCTGAGCCCGAAGTTTGCGCAGCGCTGGTACGAACTCTGCGTGAGCGACCCGGCCGCGGGAGCCGCGCTGGGCAAACGCATCGCGGCGTTCTGGGCGGGGAACATCGCGCCGGTGATCACCCAACACGGCTTGAGCAACATGGCGGCGGACAAGACGGCGGCGGTGGCGGGAGGCTGGCTGCCGGGGCTCACGACGCGGCTGCGCTGGCCCTATGGGTTCGCGCCGGACGACCTGGCGAGGAAGATCGGCGCAACCGCCCGCGCCGAACTCCCCGAGGCTTTTATATAA